The genomic window AAGCCCATAACCCATGAACGGAAACGCCTTCCAtccacacccacccacccacccaccgggATCCAAAACGGACCGCCCGCTTAGGGTTTCACTCTGTCTCTCTcaccctcctcccccctccccccctgctCGTGCCCCCTAACCCTANNNNNNNNNNNNNNNNNNNNNNNNNNNNNNNNNNNNNNNNNNNNNNNNNNNNNNNNNNNNNNNNNNNNNNNNNNNNNNNNNNNNNNNNNNNNNNNNNNNNNNNNNNNNNNNNNNNNNNNNNNNNNNNNNNNNNNNNNNNNNNNNNNNNNNNNNNNNNNNNNNNNNNNNNNNNNNNNNNNNNNNNNNNNNNNNNNNNNNNNNNNNNNNNNNNNNNNNNNNNNNNNNNNNNNNNNNNNNNNNNNNNNNNNNTCCGCCGCGGCGCCcgcgcggcaggcggcggcggccggggcggcgtcCCCGGAGACGTACCTCGGGAGCCTCATCAGCCTCACCTCCAAGAGCGAGATCAGGTACGAGGGCGTCCTCTACAACATCAACACCGAGGAGTCCAGCATCGGCCTGCGCAACGGTGAGaacccctcctcctcccctcccctcgcccGCACGCGCCGCCACGCCGCTCCCAATCGCCAGATGCGCTCGTCCTAGACCTAGATTTGCTCCGCCCGCCGCGCCCGATGAGGCAGGTTCTAGGTCAGGCGCCCTAGATTCGGTGCCCCCCGCCGCGGCCAGGCGAGGCAGGCGACTCGCACGTAGGCCTGGAACTAGCAGTTCGGGCGGTTACATAGTGGAGTGAATTGTGTGTCGAGTATGAGTCTAGTGCTTAAATCCTTTGATTTCTTGCCTTTTACCGCTAGGATCCGCCGCGCGAACCGCCGCATCTTCATATATGGCAGTATATATATACCGTATGCTATAATTTTGAACAGCCGGTTAACGGTTCGCTCCGCCTTTCGCGCTGCGTCGTTCCACGTGTTGTACGCGCCGGTTTCACGTCCGTTTCGATTGTCGGCGGCTGGTTAGCTGTAATTCTCAACATGGTATGCTGTAATTCTCAACTGGCACGTCTGCGCTGGTTAGCAGCTCGCTTGTTGCCTTCCGCTCTGCGACGTGCCCACGTGTCGTATGCGCCGGTTTCTCATCTGTTCCAATTGTCGGTGCCTGGTTAGCTGTAATTCTGAACATGGGCATGCTGTAATTCTCAACTGGCACGTCTGCGCTGGTTAGCAGCTCGCTTGTTGCCTTCTGCGACGTGCCCACGTGTCGTATGCGCCGGTTTCTCATCTGTTCCAATTGTCGGTGCCTGGTTAGCTGTAATTCTGAACATGGGCATGCTGTAATTCTCAACTGGCATGCCTGCGCTGGTTAGAAGCTGGCTTGTCGCCTTCCGCTCTGCGACGTGCCCACGTGTCGTATGCGCTGGATTAACATCTGTTCCAATTGTCGATTTTGCAGTGCGGTCGTTTGGAACCGAAGGGCGGAAGAAGGACGGGATACAGATCCCCGCTAGCGACAAGGTCTATGAGTACATACTCTTTCGCGGAAGCGATATCAAGGTACACGCGGCACCGTGGGAGCAGACCCTTGCGTAATCTTATTATGTCGTTTCCATTTCTGTACTAAATGCGTGCACTGAATCGTTCTGTCGCGTTGCTGCTACACTGCTTCCACTCACTTACTGGGTCTGTATGCAGCTTGGTAGGATGTTACTTTTAGCTTGTCTGTCTGCTCGACGGTGTCGAGCAGCCATGCGTGACGTCATCTCGTCGTTACACACGAAGTCAAATCCATGATTGCTTATGTTGTATAGTTCACATTATTGGGCGTGCCTTTTTGTTTAAATTGCAAAACTCCCAAGTCCCAACACAGCGTTTGTAAAACCTTGTTATGTTTCCAATTTTGGATATGGTAGGATTGCATATGGCTCAACTAAGAAATATTAGAGGTTTAAGCCAATCAGAAAATGAGATGATACTATGATGGCTAGATTTTGAGAAGGTTCCATCTTGGTAATGTATTAATTCAATTATATAGTTAGAAGGTTTCATTCTTTGTAATGTATTAATTTAGTTAGATAGTGACAAGGTTTCATCTCGGTAATGAGTTAATTTAGTAGCCACGGCATGTTCTCAGTACACACCTGTGAAGCTGTTATTTCTAACATGCCATTTCTGGTATCTGCTACTAGCTATCTATTCAAGTGTTGTGTTACTGTAATATCTCATGGGGGCGGACAATTCACTTTGCTTCTGCAGGATTTGCAAGTTAAGTCGTCACCGCCGCCACCACAACCACAGCCAGCTCCCCTGCACAATGATCCTGCCATAATCCAGGTACTGCTATTATGCAAATACATGCAACTTGTACCTTAAGAGCCACTCTGCTGATGCAATTTTTTTCTGCAGTCACATTATCCTCAGCCCGCATCGACGGCCTCAAGTTTGCAGTCTGCTGCTGGTGCAGCTTTACCACACCTCAGCTCCCAGCCAGCCCAATATGGGTTTCAGAGACCAAGTTTTCCAAGCAACATTCCTCTATATCAGCCAGGGAATAATCCGTGGGGTTCTTCTGGTCAACCCCCCGCTGGAAATGCTTCTGCTCTTTCTGTCCCCCCAATGTACTGGCAGGGATACTATCCAGGTGGCCTTCCATCTCATCTGCAGCAACCTACTATGCTTCAGCCCACGCCCGGATTATCAGCTCCACAGTCTTTCCAATATCCAGGACTGAATGCATCTTTACCATCTGGGCCCCCCTTGTTGCAACCATCTGCTACTGCTCAAGGTCCTTCCTCAAGTGCCACACCTGCTACAACGGCACCTTCTGCTAGCTTATTAGGCCCAGAAACATCAAAGCCTCTGCTGCCGAACATGGTGCCTTTGTTTACTCCTCCGGTGCCATCTCACGGTGCCTCCCTTCCTGTAGCCAGTCAGCCAATTTCCATGACTGAAACTAGTGCAACAGCACCGCAGAGCTTAAATTCTCTTGTTAGTAGTAAGACTCCTGCTGTAAATCCAGGCTCAACACTGTCGCACCAAACAGCATCCCAGGCAATTTCTTCGACTATTGCCTCGTCTAGTCTTGCTGGATTGGAGATCCCAGCACCTTTGTTAGCATCATCTGGCCAGCTATTGCAGAATGCTCCATCCATGCTTTCATCATCTCAGTCCATGCAAACACCTTTACAGATGAGCAACAACACTGCTAAGCCTGCTGACCCTAAAACAAGGGCTGCAGAACCACTGCTACCTGATCCTCCGGCACGTTCGCTGCCTGAAAATAATGAGCCTATACTGCCATTGCCAAAACAGTCACCACAAAGGGTATGCCGCCATTTCTATATTTGTATTTGCATACATTTAGATACATGATTTTATTTCTTCAGAGTTATACTATATAATTAGCGGCCAGATGGGCTTATCATGAGAAACCTGCTTGATTTTGCCAAAGGAATTTGGTTTTCACCCCCCTTGCTCTTTTCCTTTTCTTGACTATCCTTTTCTGGAGACCCATCATTTTTCCTGGCTTCATGTGGCTGGACATGTTTAAGCAGCAATTATGGTTAG from Triticum aestivum cultivar Chinese Spring chromosome 3B, IWGSC CS RefSeq v2.1, whole genome shotgun sequence includes these protein-coding regions:
- the LOC123068182 gene encoding protein decapping 5 (The sequence of the model RefSeq protein was modified relative to this genomic sequence to represent the inferred CDS: added 51 bases not found in genome assembly), encoding MAAEAPPPQPPSSSSSSSAAAPARQAAAAGAASPETYLGSLISLTSKSEIRYEGVLYNINTEESSIGLRNVRSFGTEGRKKDGIQIPASDKVYEYILFRGSDIKDLQVKSSPPPPQPQPAPLHNDPAIIQSHYPQPASTASSLQSAAGAALPHLSSQPAQYGFQRPSFPSNIPLYQPGNNPWGSSGQPPAGNASALSVPPMYWQGYYPGGLPSHLQQPTMLQPTPGLSAPQSFQYPGLNASLPSGPPLLQPSATAQGPSSSATPATTAPSASLLGPETSKPLLPNMVPLFTPPVPSHGASLPVASQPISMTETSATAPQSLNSLVSSKTPAVNPGSTLSHQTASQAISSTIASSSLAGLEIPAPLLASSGQLLQNAPSMLSSSQSMQTPLQMSNNTAKPADPKTRAAEPLLPDPPARSLPENNEPILPLPKQSPQRHNGAGSQGHHNYRGRGRGRGSALSQASTKFTEEFDFMAMNEKFNKDEVWGHLGRKSQSRDKDGEQGDDVFDEDLEYEETDNPELDVKPVYVKDDFFDSLSGGTFGRGGQNGRPRFSELRKMDTETFGDFPRHRQPYRGGGRGGYRGGGGRSRGSYYGGGGRGDYGNMGRGGGQENYYGGGRGGYGNMGRGGGGGGQDNYYGGGGSGRGGYGRGGGQEDSYPQRGGGGSHGRG